The genomic region CGCATCGACGTACTGGTAACTGTTAATACAGTTTCCTTATTCTTGCGACGTCCACCGGGCCGACACGCCACCGGCCGGCCCGCGGTGCGCCGCTGCATCCCCCAAGGAGCACCATGGTGCGCACGAGGACAACCGCCTACGCCGTGGGCGCGCTGCTGATCGGCGTCGCGGCGGTCGGCTACGGCCTGCCGTCAGCCAGCGCCGCGACCGCCGGCCCGATCACCGGCCTCGGCGGCAAGTGCGTCGACGTCGCCGCCGCCAACACGGCCAACGGCACGCCGATCCAGCTCTACGACTGCAACGGCACAGCAGCCCAGACGTGGACGGTCGGCAACACCGACAACTCCATCCGCGCGCTCGGCAAGTGCCTGGACGTCACCGCCGCGTCGAGCGCCGACGGCGCGAAGGTGCAGCTGTACGACTGCAACAACACCGGTGCCCAGAGGTGGACGGCAAGCAACGGCGCGCTCGTCAACACCGGCTCCGGCAAGTGCCTCGACGTCACCGACCGCAACACGGCAAACGGCACTCGGTTGCAGATCTGGACCTGCTCGGGCACCACGAACCAACGCTGGACGCTCCCCGGTGGCGGCACCCCCACCCCCACCACGCCGACGGGCGTCAACCTCGACGACCCGGCGAAGAAGGACGTCGCCATGCAACTCGTCTCGGCGGCGGAAAACTCCTCCCTCGACTGGCGCGCGCAGTTCTCCTACATCGAGGACATCGGCGACGGGCGGGGCTACACGGCCGGCATCATCGGGTTCTGCTCCGGTACCGGCGACATGCTCGAACTGGTCGAGGCGTACACCCGCGCCAAGCCGGGCAACGTGCTTGCCGCTTACCTGCCGGCTCTGCGTGCCGTCAACGGCACGGACTCGCACGCGGGCCTCGACCCGAACTTCCCCCGCGACTGGCGGACCGCGGCCACCGACTCGGCGTTCCGGGCCGCGCAGGAGGCCGAGCGGGACCGGGTGTACTTCAACCCGTCGGTACGCGACGGCAAGAACGACCAGGTCCGGGCGCTCGGCCAGTTCGCCTACTACGACGCGGCGGTGATGCACGGGTACGAGGGCATGCGTCAGATCCGCAGCCGCGCCCTCACCCGCGCGAAGCCACCGGCCCAGGGTGGCGACGAGCGGACCTGGCTCAACGCGTTCCTCGACGAGCGGGTCATCGAGATGCGCAAGGAGGCCGCCCACTCGGACACGTCGCGCGTCGACACGGCCCAGCGGGTGTTCCTCAACAACGGCAATTTCGACCTGAACACCCCGTTGGTGTTCGCTGTCTACGGCGACCAGTTCCGGATCGGCTAGACCCCCACCGGCACTCGCACGACGCTCAGGGCGCCGCCTCGCGGCGCCCTGAGCTGTTTGCCGTGACCGGGCACACGTCTTGCCTTGACGCTGGCGACAAGGTTTAGCGTTGGCCCCACGAGCTGGTCGAGGAGGTCGCGATGCTGATCGGCGAGCTGGCGGAACGGGCCGGCACGAGCACCCGCACGCTGCGCTACTACGAGGCGCACGGGTTGGTACGGCCGCAGCGCTCGGCAAACGGCTACCGCGTCTACGACGAGGCGGAGCTGCGGGTCGTCCGGGAGATCCGGGCGCTGCTGGACGTGGGTTTCGGCCTCGACGACGTCCGCCCGTTCGTGGCCTGCCTGCGGGCGGGCAACACCTCCGGCGACGTCTGCCCGGACTCGGTGCTTGTGCTGCGACGCAAGCTCGCGGAGGTCGACGACTACCTCGAACGGCTCGGCGACGTACGCCGGCAGTTGCACGACCAACT from Micromonospora profundi harbors:
- a CDS encoding chitosanase; amino-acid sequence: MVRTRTTAYAVGALLIGVAAVGYGLPSASAATAGPITGLGGKCVDVAAANTANGTPIQLYDCNGTAAQTWTVGNTDNSIRALGKCLDVTAASSADGAKVQLYDCNNTGAQRWTASNGALVNTGSGKCLDVTDRNTANGTRLQIWTCSGTTNQRWTLPGGGTPTPTTPTGVNLDDPAKKDVAMQLVSAAENSSLDWRAQFSYIEDIGDGRGYTAGIIGFCSGTGDMLELVEAYTRAKPGNVLAAYLPALRAVNGTDSHAGLDPNFPRDWRTAATDSAFRAAQEAERDRVYFNPSVRDGKNDQVRALGQFAYYDAAVMHGYEGMRQIRSRALTRAKPPAQGGDERTWLNAFLDERVIEMRKEAAHSDTSRVDTAQRVFLNNGNFDLNTPLVFAVYGDQFRIG
- a CDS encoding MerR family transcriptional regulator, whose protein sequence is MLIGELAERAGTSTRTLRYYEAHGLVRPQRSANGYRVYDEAELRVVREIRALLDVGFGLDDVRPFVACLRAGNTSGDVCPDSVLVLRRKLAEVDDYLERLGDVRRQLHDQLTHAIAHREETCPRKRQSAR